A genomic stretch from Hoplias malabaricus isolate fHopMal1 chromosome 4, fHopMal1.hap1, whole genome shotgun sequence includes:
- the scn1bb gene encoding sodium channel, voltage-gated, type I, beta b, protein MKQMAHHFLSEGSVRCLWFLCVLCALCVSVSEGACAEVDSDTEAVVGQGFKLGCISCKMRGEVEATATVDWYFQAKGEKGFAHIYSYDGYMSTIIDERFEGRVDWNGSKMTLDLQDASIYVFNITFNDTGIYRCCFTRTLQYMYYEHLSNVSKEVHLNVMAKATRGTASIVSEVMMYVSIIGLQLWLLVEMIYCYRKIAAAGDEALRASAAEYLAIASESKDNCAGVQVAE, encoded by the exons ATGAAACAGATGGCGCATCACTTCTTGTCCGAGGGGTCTGTCAGGTGCCTCTGGTTCCTGTGTGTGCTCTGTGCTCTCTGTG tgtctgtgagtgaaggGGCTTGTGCTGAGGTTGACTCTGACACTGAGGCAGTGGTGGGTCAGGGCTTTAAACTGGGCTGTATCTCGTGTAAGATGAGAGGAGAGGTGGAGGCCACAGCTACAGTCGACTGGTACTTTCAAGCCAAAGGAGAGAAGGGCTTCGCCCAT ATCTACAGTTATGACGGTTATATGTCCACCATAATAGACGAGCGTTTTGAGGGGCGTGTGGACTGGAATGGCAGCAAAATGACCTTGGACCTGCAGGATGCTTCCATCTATGTCTTCAACATCACCTTTAATGATACGGGGATTTACCGCTGCTGCTTTACCCGGACCCTCCAATACATGTACTACGAACACCTGAGCAATGTTTCCAAGGAAGTCCACCTGAATGTGATGGCCAAAG cGACTCGTGGCACTGCCTCTATCGTGTCAGAGGTGATGATGTATGTGTCGATCATTGGTCTACAGCTGTGGTTGCTGGTGGAGATGATTTACTGCTACAGGAAGATTGCTGCGGCCGGAGACGAGGCGCTCAGAGCAAGCGC AGCGGAGTATTTGGCCATTGCGTCGGAGAGTAAAGATAACTGCGCAGGCGTGCAGGTGGCAGAATAA